In Caballeronia sp. TF1N1, the DNA window CATGCTGCGAGATGCATCCTCAAATCAACGGAGAACGACATGACGGCGATAGTGCGAATCGACGACGAAGTGGTCGATGTCGGCGAACTGATCAGGCTATTGAAACTCAACGGCCAGTTCGACGGCCTGCTGGAGCAACTGGTGCGCGACAAGCTGACCGTGCGCGCGGCGAAGAAGGCGGGCGTCAAGCTAAGCGACGATGAGATCCAGACGCGCGCCGACCAGTTCCGTCGCATTCGCGGGCTGCATCGCGCGGCCGACATGAACAACTATCTCGATGCGCTTTCCGTGAGTCTCGACGAGTTCGAAGTGTTCATCACCGACACGCTGTATCAGGAAAAAATGCTTGAAAACATCGGTACGGAGCGCGAGGTCGAAGAATATTTTCAGCTCAATTCGCCGAAGTTCGACAGTATCGAAGTGAGCCACATTCTGCTCGATACCGAAGGCAGCGCGCGCGAGATGATCTCATATCTCAACGACGACCCAGACAGCTTTGCGGACATGGCCCGCGAACATTCGCTCGCCGATACGCGCGAAGAAGGCGGCGTGATAGGCCGCGTGATGCGCGGGCAACTCAAGCCGGAGATCGAAGCGAAGGTCTTCAATGCAGAAGTCGGTGATCTGCTTGGCCCGTTCATCTCCGCCGATGGCTCTTCCTATGAGATTTTCTCGGTTACGTCGAAGTATCCCGCGAAGCTCGATCAGGACGTTGCAGCCGAGATTCGCCGGCTATTACGCGAGGAATGGCTGGTGGCGCGCGCGCAGGAACATGTGATCGAAGCACGTTAAACCGAAACCAAGCCGAAACTACGACAGAGCGAACGATATGGACGCCCCTTCGAGCCTGGATGCGCCCGCCGACTTTCTCGCGACCGTGGAGATTCTTTCGCCGTTCACGCGCGAGGAGATCGCGCAACTCGCGGAACATGCTCAGTCGCGCCGCTTTGGCTTCGGTGAAACCGTGTGCAATGCGGGGGATTCCGCCGACGGGCTCTATGTCGTGAAGGCCGGCTCTGTGCGCATCTTTACCGAGGAGCACGGCAAGGAAATCAGCATGGGAGTGAAGAAGGCGAGCGAGACGTTCGCGGATATCGCCATGCTGCGCGAGTATCGCCATGAATCGTCGGTGCGTTCTTCAGGCAAGACCGAACTGCTGTTCATCCCGCGCAATGCGATCGAGCCGATTATCGCAAGAAACCCGGCTGCGCTCGCGTTCGTCACGAGCTTCGTCGCGATCAGTTCGGCGGGCGGCTTCGTCGCGAAACTGTTCGATCTGCGCGGCAAATTGAACAAGGCGGAACTCGAGGAATGCGTGCGCAGCGTGGGCGTCAAGCGCGTCGGCGAAGGCAAGGAGATCTTCAGGCAAGACTCGCGCGACGACCGGCGCCTCTACGTCGTGCGGCAGGGCGAAGTGCGGATCGTGCGCGAAGACGGCAACGAAAAGCATGTGCTCGCCACGCTCGGGCCCGGTGAAATCTTCGGCGAGAAGGCGTGCGTGATGCGTCAGGAGCAGCTGGCATCGGCCATTGCGCTCACGGACACGCGCCTGCTCGTGATCCCTGAAAAGACGGTGCATTTCATCATCGAGCGCAATGTGAAGCTGCGTGAAGTGCTGGAAGAACGCATTCGTTTCAGCGAGCGCGAACTGCAGCGTCAGAAGAAACTCGCTGAGCGTCGCAGACTGCCGTCGATGCTCGATCTCCACACCAAACCCGAAATGGGCGAGCGCGTCATCAAGCGCTTTGCGTGGGTCGAGCAGGCCGAGGAAATGGATTGCGGCGCCGCGTGTCTTGCGATGATCTGCAAGCACTACGGCATCAACATGACGCTCGGCAAACTGCGCGAACTGGCGAACGTCACGACGCAAGGCGCAACGCTCGACAGTCTTGCGCGCGCCGGCGATGCGCTCGGCTTCACCACGCGCGGCGTGCAGTGCACGTTCGAGTCGCTACGCGGCTTCGAGATGCCGTTCATTGCGCATTGGGAGGGATATCACTACATCATCGTCTACGGTATTTCGAAAGACAACGTGTGGGTCGCGGACCCGGCCATCGGCTTTAAGAAGATGACCGTGGGCGAGTTCGAGCGCGGCTGGAGCGGCACATGTCTGCTCTTTTCTCCGGTGCAGGACATGGCGCAGCAAGCGGTATCGCGTTCGCCGTGGATTCGCTTCGTGGGGTATCTGAAGCCGTACAAGAAGGTCCTGCTGCATCTGTTTCTAGCGACCTTCGTGATTCAAGTGCTGGGCGTGATTCCGCCGCTCATCATCCAGAACATTCTCGATGGCGTGATCGTGCATCAGAACGTCAGCTTGCTGCATGTGCTGATAGGCGGGTTGATCATCTCGAATCTGTTCACTCAGCTCATGTCGACCATTCGCGCCTATCTTGCGAACTTCATGGTGCGCAACATGGACTTCGCGATGATGTCGCAGTTCTTCAGGCACACGTTCTCGCTGCCCTTCAGCTTTTTCGCCAAGCGCAAGACCGGCGACGTTTTTGCGCGCTTCCAGGAAAACCACACCATTCGCGCTTTTCTCACCGAATCCACGGTGACGACGGTACTCAATCTGCTGATGATCTTCATCTACTTCACGATCATGTTTCTCTACAACGTGAAGCTGACCTTGTTGCTGATTGCCTTCGTCATCCCGATGATGGCGCTTACCATCCTCGCCACGCCGCGCATCAAGCAGAATGCGCGCGAAGCGTTTTCTTCGGCTACAGACGCACGTTCGTTTCTCATGGAAGCCTTGGGCGGCGTGGAAACGGTGAAGGGGATGGGCATCGAACGTGCGGTGCGGCTCAAGTGGGAAAAGAAGTACGCAAAGTCGCTCGAAGTGCAATACAAGTCGCAACGCTTCAATATCGGCGTAGGCTTGTGCAGCCAGTTGCTGAATGCAGGTACGACTATCGCCGTATTGTGGGTCGGAGCGAACCTCGTGCTTTCGCGCGAACTGAGCATCGGCCAGTTGATTGCGTTCAATGCTTTCATGGGTAGCGTGCTGTCGCCGCTCATGGGCCTCATCAACTTATGGAGTCTCGTGAACGATGCCGGCGTGGCAATGGAGCGTCTCGGCGATGTGCTCGACATAGACCCGGAGCAGAAACCTTCGGAGATGGAGCAGCGCGTGATGTTGCCCGACTTGCAGGGCGAAATCAGCTTTAACGGCGTGTATTTTCGCTATGGCGAAGGCGATACGCCTTACGTGCTGGAAAACATCAGCTTCGATATCAAGCCCGGCGAACTCATCGCGGTAGTCGGAAGAAGCGGTTCAGGCAAGACGACGCTTGCCAAGCTGCTCGTTGGTTTCTATGCGCCGAGCGAAGGCAAGATGACAGTGGACGGCTACGACCTGAGCGTCATCGACAAGGGCTTTTATCGCGCGCAGATTGGTTATGTCATGCAGAGCAACTTGCTGTTCTCGGGCACGATAGCGGAGAACATCGCGAGCGGCGAGGAGTCGCCGGATAGAAGGCGTATCGAGGAAGTGGCCAAGATGGCGGATGCGCATGCGTTCATCGTCAAGCTGCCGCTAGGGTATGAGCAGGTGGTGGGCGAACGTGGCGTGGGTTTGTCGGGTGGACAGATTCAGCGGCTCTGTATTGCGCGCGCGTTGTATCACGACCCACGTCTGCTGGTTTTCGACGAAGCCACGTCTGCGCTCGATACGCAGTCCGAGAGCAATATCCTCGGCAACATGCAGGAGATTCTCAAGGGACGCACCGCGGTCATCATCGCGCACAGGCTTTCCACCATCATGCGTGCCGACAAGATTCTGGTGCTGTATGAAGGCGGTATCGTGGAGCAGGGCAGGCATGATGAGCTGGTCGCAAGAAAGGGCATGTATTACCAACTCGTGCAGAAGCAACTGAGCGCAGCATGAAAATACTAGACCAACCGGAAAGCGACAGCGGCGTGCCCGCATCGGCCATATCGTATGCGGGCATCATCGAGAAGATCGAGATTTTGCGTTCCACCTTGCGATGGACATCGCGGCTGGAGCGGCCCGAGATAGAAAAGCTTCTGCGTCAGGCGAGTTCGTTGCGCGATGAGGTCATGCAGCTTTCCCACAAGGAGCGCTTCATTCAAGCCGCTGCTGCCGAACCTCGACGCGACATGTCACCGGGCTCGCGGCGTCAGGCCTTGATCGAACGCAGCTTCGTATTCGAAGGCACGTTCGGCGATAACCCGAAGCTGCTCGAAGCCCTGGAAATAGCGGAAAAAGCCGCGCCTACGGATCTTCCCGTGCTGATCGACGGCGAGAGCGGCACGGGCAAGGAACTGATGGCCAAGGTCATTCATGCGAATGGTTCGCGCGCGGACAAGCCCTATATCTCCGTGAATTGCGGGGCCATTCCGGATAATCTGCTGGAATCCGAACTATTCGGGCATCGCAAGGGCGCGTTCACGGGCGCGACCAACGACCGCAAGGGCAAGTTCGAGAGCGCGCATACGGGCACCATATTCCTCGATGAAATTGGCGAGCTGCCGTTGGTTGGGCAGGTGAAGCTGTTGCGCGTGCTCGAAGCGCACGAGATTCAACGCGTGGGTTCGGATGAAGCCATTTCGGTGGATGCGCGCATCGTCGCGGCGACGAATCGCAATCTGCGGCGCTTCTGCGATGAAGGTCGCTTTCGCGAAGACCTGTTTTATCGCTTGAGCGTGATTCATCTGACCTTGCCCGCGCTGCGTGAACGCCGCGACGAGATACCGCTCTTGCTGTCTTACTTCGGCGATGAAGCGGCGGCCACGCTCAAGCGCCGGCCCATCAAGATGTCCCCACGTTTAAGGGACTTCATGCGCAATTACGATTATCCCGGCAACATCCGCGAGTTGCGCAACATCATCTATCGCATCGCTTGTCTTGCAGGCGAGATGGCGGATATCGAGCACCTTCCGCTGGACATCCGGCCGAAGACATCGCTCTCGTTGGCGATGGGCGGTCCTGCCGCGAATGGCAACGGCATTGCGACGGCGAGTTCGCTGAGCGAAGCCAAGCGCGTTGCGAGTGACGAAGCGGAGCGCGCATTTCTCGAACGTGGGCTGCATGAAGTGGGCGGCACGGTGGCCGAACTTGCGCGGCGGTATGAGATGAACCGGTCGCATCTGCAGATGCTTTTAAAGAAACACGGGCTGCATTCGAAGGACTTCAGGCTTGCGGCGCAAAAGAGCAGGGAAGCGGAGAAGTAAGCCGACTCATAAAGACGGATTAACCTGCGTCCTATCCAAAGCCATCAAATCCTCCGCACGCGCGACGACAACCGAAATGTTGTCGCGCCCGCCGCGTTCCAGCGCAATCTCCAGCAGCCTCTGCGCCGCGAGCTCGCAACTGCTCAACGCAAGCTGCGCCACCATCTCGTCCTCGCTCACTTCGTTCGAAAGACCATCGCTGCAAAGCAGGAACGTATCGCCATCGTGCAGCGTGATGGAATCTTCGTCGAGATCGAGGAAGTCGAGCGCGCCAACCGCACGCGTGATGAGATGCTGCGCCGGATGATGCAGCGCCTCTTCCGCCGTCAATTGTCCGCGCGCCTTCAGTTCTTCCACGTGACTATGATCGCGCGTGAGTTGCCGCAGCCGCCCGCGCCGCAGTAGATAGATACGGCTGTCGCCCGCCCACAGATAACCGCATACGCCGTCTCGCGCAGCCAGCAACACCACCGTGCTGCCGATTCGCGATACCTGCCGTCGCGCCGCTTCCGCACGCAAGCGCGCGTTGATATCGAGCAAATGCGCCCGTGCATCCGCCAGTGCGCTTTGTGCCGTCATGCTCGCCAAGCTCTCGATCACCATGCGGCTCGCCAGATCGCCAACCGCGTGACCGCCCATGCCGTCTGCGACGGCCCACAGGCCACGTTCGGGCGCATCGAGCAGCGCGTCTTCGTTGATCTGACGCACGAGGCCCGCGTCGGTGCGCGCAGCGGATGTCCATCGAAACTCGTTGCTGAAGGTCACGGCAACCTCCCAAGGTCCTGACTGGCGCGTCATGCGGTCGGCCGAGGCGCGCGGCCCCAGTCATTGTGCACTCAACCGCCGAGCTTATCCCGCGCGATTGCTGGACAGCGCGTTGGGACTGACGGTGAGCGTCGCGCCCGCACCGGTGTTGTTCACATCGACGCTCTGATACTGGTTGACCATCTGACCGACGCTGATGTTGTTCGTGATGTCGTAGATGTTCACCACGCTGCTGCCGCCACCGCCTTGCTGACGGTCCGCGACATATGGCGTGATCCAGCCGAAGAGCCAAGGCGCGCCACCGCCGCCACTGATGGCCAACATCGCCGCGCGATCGAGTTCGCGGTCGTGATCCAGATCGGTGATGGTGATTGCGCTCATTACGGCTCTCCTTGTTTGCTCGAATTCGATGCGGGCACTTATGCAAGGGCTATGCCGATATGCATGCGCCTCCGCCATCGGCTTATTCGATGCGGCCTTCGCCCTATGTCGATGCCCGCGCCTTGCGCCATCAGTTGGACCGTCGCCAACAACCGCTGTTGGCAGACAACCGAACGACCAACACTACGAACCGAACGCGCACGGGCGCTCTATTGATGCTCTGGAGCCAACACATCGCCCTCCTAGACTGTTGGTTAATAATCACCAACCGCTATCAAAAATCTAACTAAAAACGGTTATTTCCTCTATAAATCAAACATTTACGAAGACTGGCAAGAAACCTGCAAAAGACTCCGCAACAAGCCGCCGAACAGACACTTCGGCGCGACGAGACCAAAAATCGGAGCGAGCCATGTCGAACACCCAACCGTCCGGACCGAACGATACCCAAGCTGCCGCGTGCAGCCTGTCGTTCGATGACGAACCGGCCATAGGCGCCGAACTCGTCACGCGCCGCTCGGGCTATGAGCATCACGGGCTCTATGCGGGCAACGGCCGGGTTATCCATTACGCGGGATTCGCCAAGTCGCTGCATCGCGGTCCGGTGGAAGAAGTCAGTCTCGCGCAATTCGCGGGCGGCCATGACGTGACTATCCGCCAAAACCCGACCGCGTGCTTCGTCGGCCTGGAAGCAGTGCGCCGCGCTCGCAGCCGGCTCGGTGAAGACCGTTATCGCTTGTTGACCAACAACTGCGAGCACTTCGTGACGTGGTGCCTGTTCGGCCAAAGCCAAAGCCGCCAGGTTCGCGCCTGCTTCGCCCATCCGCGCGTGGCGTGGCGCGCGATGACGGGATTGTTTCGCGCCTATGTCGCTGCCGATCGGCAACGCCGCCTGAACGCCGCACTCGCCGCCTGAACGGCCTGACCAGAAAGGAGACCATCATGCACACCATTCAAAACTCGCTGCACTGGGCCGTCGACAAATGGCTCGCCCCGAGCGCGGCGCATCCGGCACGCGTCGTGCGGCTGTGTCGCTCGCAGGTCACGGGCTCGCGCTACGTCTGCATCGAGGCGTGGCACGCGAACGGACCGCTCGCGATCATCTTCTTCCGGCACGACGACGGCACCTGGAACGTGTTTCCCCCGCAAGCAAGACGCCCGTCGATGAGCCCGCAACGGCTTGCCGCCTGATACAGCGAAAGCGCCCGAGCCGCGCGAAGTCCCGGCTTTGACACGATGATCGCGCTGCCGCTACTCTAGCGGCAGGTTTATCGGCCGTGAGCACAGGCAGCCATCGCTGTGGTAGTTTCACGTCCGAGAACCCGCCCGACCATTGAGGACTTTGCCGATGACCCAGCCCGACTCCACTTCCCCCGCCCGCGCGATGCCCGATTCCGAAGTCGGCGACAATCCGCTCGGCATCGCGGGGCTGGAGTTCGTCGAGTTTTCCAGCCCGGACCCGCAGGGCCTCGCCGCTTTATTCGAGCGGCTGGGCTTCGTGCCGGTCGCGCAGCATGTCAGCAAGGCGGTCACGCTGTTTCGTCAGGGCAGCATGAATTTCCTCCTGAACGCAGAGCCGGACTCCTTCGCGTCGCGCTTCGCCGAATCGCATGGTGTGGGCATTGCCGCCATCGGCATTCGCGTGGTGGACGCGGCGCTCGCTCACGAGCGCGCGGTCGAATTCGGCGCCTGGGATTTCGAAGGGGAGAAGATCGGCCCGAACGAGCTAGCCATTCCGGCCATTCAGGGTATTGGCGACTCGCACATTTATTTCGTCGATCACTGGCCAGGCAAGGATAGCGGCGTGTCCACGATCTACGACATCGATTTCCGGCCCATTGCCGGCGCGAAGGCCGAGCCAGGCGGCACCGGTCTTTTCGAAGTCGATCACTTCACGCAGACGGTCGGCGCGGGCCGCATCCGCGAATGGCTCGATTTCTACCGCGAAGTGCTGCACTTCTCGGAGATTCATCAGGTGCATCCGGACTGGCATGTTTCGCAGGACTCCGCGGTCACGGTTTCGCCTTGCGGCAACATCCGCATTCCGGTGTACGAGGAAGGCACGTATCGCACGGATCTCATGCAGCAGTATCTGCCCGATCACGAAGGTGAAGGCGTGCAGCATATCGCGCTGGCATCGCAAGACATCTTCGCTTCCGTCGATGCCCTCATGGCGCGCGGCATGCGCTTTCTGAATCCGCCGCCGCGTTACTACGATCAGATCGACGAACGCCTGCCCGGACACGGACTCGATATCGACAAGCTGCGTGCGCGCGGCATTCTCGTGGACGGCGAGATTCTGCCGGACGGCACGCCGCAACTCTTCCTGCAAACCTTCGCCGAGCGCGAGCCGGGCGACATGTTCTTCGAGATCGTCGAGCGTCGCGGGCATCACGGCTTCGGCGAAGGCAATCTGAGCGCCATCGCGAAGGCACGCGGTTGAGCGTCAGGCGAACGTGCCCGCGCGCTCATTGCACGACGATTGTCCCCGTCATATGCGGATGCAGCGAGCAGAAGTACTTGTAAGTGCCGGGCTTGTCGAACACATGCGAGTAGCTTTGGCCGCTGTCGAGCGGGTCTGACTTGAATGACTTCGCTTCGTCCGCGACCGTATGCAGCATGTCGTCATGATTCACCCACGTCACCTTGGTGCCGACCGGCACGGTGACGCTCGGCTGGCTGAAAGCGAAATTGTCGATGCTGATGGTCGGCGTATTCATCGCCACCGTCTGCTGCGCGGGTTCCTCCGCGCACGCCGAGGGAATGATGCCGACGAGTCCCTTGACGACGAGCGCAAGCGCGGCCTGACGCGCGACGCGTCCGGCAAGAGGACGCAATCTGGAGGGCGAGACATAGCTCGCGAGCGTGGCGACGTTCATGCCTTATCTCCTGCAAGCGGGGTATCGACGATGGCGAGATATTCGCGGCCCTGCACATGCGTGACTTCGCGCAGACCGAGCATGGAGCGCAGCTTGTCCGCGCCGACTTTCATCGGTCCGGGCCCCGATGCGGCGCCGGGCGCAGGCTGCGGAAACGCGGTGGACATAGCCGAATAGAAGCGCATGTCGCCTTCCACTTTTTGCGCTACCTGATGCACATGGCCGTTGAGCACCGTGACGGACCCGAAGCGTTTGAAGAGCGCGAGCGCTTGTGCGCTGTCGTCGGTGCCCCAGCCCCATTGCGGATAAAGCGCCCACAGCGGGATATGCGCGAACACGACGATCGGCGTGCTGCTCGATCGTCCTTGCAGATCGGCCTTGAGCCAGGCGAGTTGCGCATCGCCGAGAAAGCCGAGACCGCCGCCCTTGAGGTCGATGACATTGGTCAGGCCGATGAAATGCACGCCGCTTTCGTCGAAGCTGTACCAGTGCCGGTCGCCGCTCCTGCCGTATTGCGCGGGAAGACGCGAGAAGAACGGGTTGCCGTCCTCGACCAGCACGTCATGCTCGCCCGGCACGTAGTGCACCTGCATGCCCGCCTTGCGGATGATCTGGTCGGCGGTATCGAATTCGGCGGGCTTCGACAGATGCGTGACGTCGCCGGTATGAATCATGAACGCGGGCTGCTTCGGCATGGCGCTCACGCGATTGATCGCTTCCTCCAGCGTGCTCGTCGGTTCCGTGTTCGGGTCCTTGCTGAAGCCAATGTGACTGTCGCTGATCTGCACGAAGCTGAACGAACTCGTCTTCTTCTCAGCCGCCTGCGCCGATGAAATGATGTTCGACACCGGCACGCCGCCGCTCACCGTCCACAGCACGCCCGCGCCGGCCCAGGCCATGCAGGACAATGCAGTGCGCCGGCGCTTGCCGTGGTCGTCGAGTTCTTGCGCGTCGGGCAGGTCTTTCGGGTCGTGTGTCATGCGCACTCCTTGAATACGAACAATGCGGCCGCGTTTCATGGTTTCCTGAAGCTCACGCGCATGGCGGCACGATGCATGGGCGTGAAGCCGGCGCGTTCATGTTCGAGTGCTGAAGCTGCGCGGCATCCGTCCATCGAACCGGCGAGAGCGTCGCGATATTCCCGATTCGTCTCGTCGATTTTATTTTTTCGATTACGCCGCTTCGGTGGGAATAAATCGCGCCGAGGGCGAGTACATGTGACGAGGGCGTTGCAAGGTAACGAAAACGTCGAACCCTGTTTCCCAAGGAGACCCGCGCGATGTGGCCCAGGTCGAAAGCAGATAAGTCCGCGGAAAGCCGAGCTCAGGCGGCGGGCGTGGACGCGCGTTTCGAGGCGACATTCATGCCGCATCTCGATGCCGCGTACAACCTCGCGCGCTGGCTATCCGGCAGTCCGAGCGACGCCGACGATGTCGTGCAGGAAGCCTATCTGCGCGCCTTTCGTTTCTTCAGCGGCTTCGAGGAGGGCGAGGAAGCGAACGCGCGTGCATGGCTCTTTGCCATCGTGCGAAATACGTGGTTCACGGAATGGCGCCGCCGCGTGCAACTCGCCGACGCGACGCCCTACGACGAAGAAATCGCCGGGGAGCAAGCGCTGCCCGGCTGGTCCGAGGAAGCGGGCATAGACCCGGAAACGCTTGCGGTACGCAAGGACGAGGTGCATATCGTGCATCGCGCACTCGAAACCTTGCCCATTCCGTTTCGTGAAGTGCTGGTCCTGAGAGAGCTGGAAGACATGAGTTACAAGGAAGTGGCCGCCGTGACGGGCGTGCCGATAGGAACGGTGATGTCGCGGCTCGCGCGCGGCCGCAAGTTGCTGGCGCTCGCCGTGCACGCCGCGCAGGACAAACCGGGCATGCGGCTCGTGCGTCGCACGGGGCCGGGTCTTGAGGAGTCGGGCAATGGACAATAACGACACCGCCTCGCTCGCAACGAGGCTCATCGACGGCTCGCTGACTCATCGCGCGCCCGCGCATTTGCGTGCTCAGGTGCTCTCGCGCATCCGGGCCGAAGCGGAAGACGTCAAGGTGCGGGAACGCGCGCGCGAACGAAACCAGCAGGACGAGCAGAGCGAACGCTCGGCCCGTTCATGGCGATGGTTCGCCACGCCCGTGCCGTTCTTCGGCGGCGCGTTCGCGGGCGGCACGCTGGCCGCGCTCGTGCTCGGCGCGATGCTGTGGTTTCAGGCCGTGCCGCATGGCGTGAGTGGTGCGGGCGATCCGCTCGCACAGGAGATCGTCGCGAGTCACGTGCGTTCACTGATGTCGGACCGGCCCATCGACGTGCTGTCGAGCGACAAGCACACGGTGAAGCCTTGGTTCAACGGACGTATCGACTATGCGCCGCCCGTCATCGATCCGGCCGGGCCGGGCTTCGCGCTGGTCGGCGGCAGGCTCGATTACGTCAATCATCGGCCGGTGGCGGTGGTGGTGTATCGCTATCTGAAGCATCCGATCGACGTGTACGTGTTTCCCTCGGGCAAGGGCGGCGCATCGCTCGACACGAAGGAAGGGGCGGCCGCCGTCACGCAATCCGACGACGGTTATGCGCTCGCACGCTGGAATCGCGACGGCATGACCTTCTGGGCCGTCACCGATGCCTCCGGCTCGGTCATGCGTCAGTTCGTGCAGGCTATCGAGGCAGGCTCGCCCCGTTAAGCCGGGCCGCGATCAAACGAGCAATCGTGCGCAAGTTGCGCGCGGCGTTCCTTAAGGAAGCCGCGCGTTTTTTTTGCCGCACGCGCTGATGCGCTTACGCATCTGCAATCTACCTGACTAAGGGTTTATTCCATCCCGTCGCACATTACGTCGCGTCGGGAGTGCGCTAACGCTCGTGCTGTTCGGGTATGTCCGAATATGGTCTGATCCTTACAATTTTCTAATATCGATCACCGCATTCGTAAATTGCCGTTCGAGCGATGCACCGAAACGAACGAGCGGCGAGGGCATGCGCAAAGACGACCTCATCACATAACGATTCAAGCGACGGAGACAGATATGGGCATGCACATGAAGCGCATCGCAGGTGCGCTCGCGTTCGGCGTCTTTGCATTGAGCGCGAGCCTCGCGCAGGCCGCGGACCCGATCAAGATCGGCGTGGACGGTCCCTTTACCGGCGGTTCGTCCTCGATGGGCGTCTCCATGCGCGACGGCGTGCGTCTCGCCACCGCCGAGATCAACAAGTCGGGCGGCGTGCTGGGACGGCAGATCGTGCTGGTGGAACGCGACGACGAAGCGAAGAACGAACGCGGCGTGCAGATCGCGCAGGAACTCATCAACAAGGAGAAAGTGGTCGCGGTCGTGGGCTATATCAACACGGGCGTGGCGCTCGCCTCGCAACGCTTCTTCCAGGAAGCGAAGATTCCGGTCTTCAACAACGTGGCGACAGGTACGGTCGTGACGAAGCAATTCGACGATCAGCCCGACAACTACGTATTCCGCAACGCCGCCGCCGACCGCATCCAGGCGCCAATGATCGTCGAGGAAGCCATCACCAAGCGCGGCTTCAAGAAGGTCGCCATTCTCGCGGATTCGACCAACTACGGTCAGCTCGGCCGCGAGGATCTGGAAAAGGCGCTGTCGGCCAAGGGCGTGAAGCCCGTCGCGGTCGAGAAGTTCAACATCAAGGACGTCGATATGACGGCCCAGTTGCTCAAGGCGAAGGAAGCGGGCGCGGAAGCGGTGCTGACTTACGGTATCGGGCCGGAACTCGCGCAGATCGCGAACGGCATGGCCAAGCTCGGCTGGAAGGTGCCGCTCATCGGCAGCTGGACGCTTTCGATGGCCAATTACATCGACAACGCGGGTAACAACGGCGAAGGCGCGCGCATGCCGCAGACCTTCATCCAGGAAGCCAACACGCCCAAGCGCAAAACCTTCATCGACGCTTACGTGAAGGAGTTCAAGCCGAAGAGCGATCGTATCGATTCGCCGGTGTCGGCGGCGCAAGGCTACGACTCGATCTATCTGCTCGCGGCGGCCATTAAGCAAGCCGGCTCGACCGATGGACCGAAGGTGAAAGAAGCGCTGGAAAACCTCACGACGAAGGTCGAAGGCGTGGTCATGGTCTACGACAAGCCGTTCACCAAGACCGACCACGAAGCGATCAGTTCGAACGTTCCGGTGATCGGCGAAGTGAAGGCCGGCCGCGTGATCTACGCCTACGACGCGGACAAGAAGGGCGGCAGCACGCTTCGCACCAAGCAGACGACGGCGTCGAACTAACGCCGTGCCGCCGCTGTTGTCTCTCCAGGGCCCGGTCGCAGATCGGGCTCTTTTTCAAT includes these proteins:
- a CDS encoding 4-hydroxyphenylpyruvate dioxygenase family protein, whose protein sequence is MTQPDSTSPARAMPDSEVGDNPLGIAGLEFVEFSSPDPQGLAALFERLGFVPVAQHVSKAVTLFRQGSMNFLLNAEPDSFASRFAESHGVGIAAIGIRVVDAALAHERAVEFGAWDFEGEKIGPNELAIPAIQGIGDSHIYFVDHWPGKDSGVSTIYDIDFRPIAGAKAEPGGTGLFEVDHFTQTVGAGRIREWLDFYREVLHFSEIHQVHPDWHVSQDSAVTVSPCGNIRIPVYEEGTYRTDLMQQYLPDHEGEGVQHIALASQDIFASVDALMARGMRFLNPPPRYYDQIDERLPGHGLDIDKLRARGILVDGEILPDGTPQLFLQTFAEREPGDMFFEIVERRGHHGFGEGNLSAIAKARG
- a CDS encoding cupredoxin family copper-binding protein — translated: MNVATLASYVSPSRLRPLAGRVARQAALALVVKGLVGIIPSACAEEPAQQTVAMNTPTISIDNFAFSQPSVTVPVGTKVTWVNHDDMLHTVADEAKSFKSDPLDSGQSYSHVFDKPGTYKYFCSLHPHMTGTIVVQ
- a CDS encoding metallophosphoesterase; this encodes MTHDPKDLPDAQELDDHGKRRRTALSCMAWAGAGVLWTVSGGVPVSNIISSAQAAEKKTSSFSFVQISDSHIGFSKDPNTEPTSTLEEAINRVSAMPKQPAFMIHTGDVTHLSKPAEFDTADQIIRKAGMQVHYVPGEHDVLVEDGNPFFSRLPAQYGRSGDRHWYSFDESGVHFIGLTNVIDLKGGGLGFLGDAQLAWLKADLQGRSSSTPIVVFAHIPLWALYPQWGWGTDDSAQALALFKRFGSVTVLNGHVHQVAQKVEGDMRFYSAMSTAFPQPAPGAASGPGPMKVGADKLRSMLGLREVTHVQGREYLAIVDTPLAGDKA
- a CDS encoding RNA polymerase sigma factor, which produces MWPRSKADKSAESRAQAAGVDARFEATFMPHLDAAYNLARWLSGSPSDADDVVQEAYLRAFRFFSGFEEGEEANARAWLFAIVRNTWFTEWRRRVQLADATPYDEEIAGEQALPGWSEEAGIDPETLAVRKDEVHIVHRALETLPIPFREVLVLRELEDMSYKEVAAVTGVPIGTVMSRLARGRKLLALAVHAAQDKPGMRLVRRTGPGLEESGNGQ
- a CDS encoding anti-sigma factor: MDNNDTASLATRLIDGSLTHRAPAHLRAQVLSRIRAEAEDVKVRERARERNQQDEQSERSARSWRWFATPVPFFGGAFAGGTLAALVLGAMLWFQAVPHGVSGAGDPLAQEIVASHVRSLMSDRPIDVLSSDKHTVKPWFNGRIDYAPPVIDPAGPGFALVGGRLDYVNHRPVAVVVYRYLKHPIDVYVFPSGKGGASLDTKEGAAAVTQSDDGYALARWNRDGMTFWAVTDASGSVMRQFVQAIEAGSPR
- a CDS encoding ABC transporter substrate-binding protein: MHMKRIAGALAFGVFALSASLAQAADPIKIGVDGPFTGGSSSMGVSMRDGVRLATAEINKSGGVLGRQIVLVERDDEAKNERGVQIAQELINKEKVVAVVGYINTGVALASQRFFQEAKIPVFNNVATGTVVTKQFDDQPDNYVFRNAAADRIQAPMIVEEAITKRGFKKVAILADSTNYGQLGREDLEKALSAKGVKPVAVEKFNIKDVDMTAQLLKAKEAGAEAVLTYGIGPELAQIANGMAKLGWKVPLIGSWTLSMANYIDNAGNNGEGARMPQTFIQEANTPKRKTFIDAYVKEFKPKSDRIDSPVSAAQGYDSIYLLAAAIKQAGSTDGPKVKEALENLTTKVEGVVMVYDKPFTKTDHEAISSNVPVIGEVKAGRVIYAYDADKKGGSTLRTKQTTASN